The DNA region TCCTACAGATATTCCAGGTACATCAAAGGTTTTTAATGTGTTTTTTATTAAATCGTCTAATTGTCTACTATCTATTTGTGCATTAACACCAAAACTGGTTAATACCGAAAAAAGGATAAAAAGTTTAAAAAATTTCATTGTCGTATTTTTTATTGAAAGTATGCCAAATATACTAAATAGTTAGGCTAAGCAATAGGGTTTAATTTATATTTGCCAAATGATATTAGAATACAAAAATATTGCAGTAAATTATACTATTGAAGGTAAAGGCGATCCTATAATTTTAATTCATGGTTTTTTAGAAAACAACACGATGTGGTCAAGTGTAATTGATGTCTTTAAATACACACATCAAATTATTACTCTAGATCTATTAGGACACGGTAAAACAGACTGCTTAGGCTATATACATACCGTAGAAGAAAACGCTAACATTATTTATGAAATCATAAAAAAACATCAGATAAAAAAAGCAACCTTAATTGGTCACTCTTTAGGCGGATATGTTGCTTTAGCTTTTGCAGAGTTACACAAGTCACTTGTAGAGAAAATTTGTTTGGTAAACTCGACGCCTTTTGCTGATTCCGATTTAAGAAAAGAAACAAGATCACGAGCCATAAAAGCAGCTCAAAAAAACTACAATAATTTAGTTAGTATGTCTATTAGCAATCTTTTTTACGAAAAAAATAGACT from Mesoflavibacter profundi includes:
- a CDS encoding alpha/beta fold hydrolase, coding for MILEYKNIAVNYTIEGKGDPIILIHGFLENNTMWSSVIDVFKYTHQIITLDLLGHGKTDCLGYIHTVEENANIIYEIIKKHQIKKATLIGHSLGGYVALAFAELHKSLVEKICLVNSTPFADSDLRKETRSRAIKAAQKNYNNLVSMSISNLFYEKNRLKFKEQIESLKIEALKTPLQGYIATQEGMKIRKDRSKILNDLQCDKLIISGKNDPILNNEDLKKLNQINNLKISIISGGHMSYIENRSDFLQEIMHFIE